One genomic segment of Sebastes fasciatus isolate fSebFas1 chromosome 17, fSebFas1.pri, whole genome shotgun sequence includes these proteins:
- the LOC141754902 gene encoding uncharacterized protein LOC141754902, whose product MVRLKWMWTSALCLLTMATSGLLALQSPRLHDFLSVEKLSVSDQIAFFLPMEINNRVFSAALLNQASEEYQSLYKEVSNVLNGTYNCPDINTCPTDTFYGGVAGITFRSGSVIANATVVFNSPFINHMIVSVLFADNANNVQPKTLHFNLDFTTINNIIETSVPPTTTTTTTTMPTSTTTTTPTTTTTTTPTTTTTTTTTTPTTTTTTTPTTTTTTTPTTTTTTTPTTTTTTTTTTPTTTTTTTTSMPTTTTTTTPTTTTTTTPTTTTTTTPTTTTRGVPRPGDTPRKNRAGFYAVNP is encoded by the exons ATGGTACGACTGAAGTGGATGTGGACCAGTGCTCTGTGTTTACTGACCATGGCTACTTCAG GACTTCTGGCTCTCCAGTCTCCTCGCCTGCATGACTTCCTCAGTGTGGAGAAACTCAGCGTTTCTGATCAGATAGCCTTCTTTTTGCCGATGGAGATCAACAACAGGGTCTTCTCCGCCGCGTTGCTCAACCAAGCATCTGAAGAATATCAGTCCCTGTATAAAGAAGTCAGTAACGTG TTAAATGGCACCTATAACTGCCCTGACATCAATACATGTCCAACAGATACCTTCTATGGAGGTGTTGCGGGAATAACTTTCAG ATCTGGATCAGTGATCGCAAATGCAACTGTAGTCTTCAATTCCCCCTTCatcaatcacatgattgtctcTGTCTTGTTTGCTGACAATGCCAACAACGTCCAACCCAAAACTCTTCATTTTAATCTGGACTTTACAACCA TTAACAACATAATAGAAACTTCGGTGCCTCCAACAACCacgactactacaactacaatgCCTACATCTACCACAACTACAACGCCTACAACTACCACAACTACAACGCCCACAACTACCACAACTACCACAACTACAACGCCTACAACTACCACAACTACAACGCCTACAACTACCACAACTACAACGCCTACAACTACCACAACTACAACGCCCACAACTACCACAACTACCACAACTACAACGCCCACAACTACCACAACTACCACAACTTCAATGCCTACAACTACCACAACTACAACGCCTACAACTACCACAACTACAACGCCTACAACTACCACAACTACAACGCCCACAACTACCA cccgaggcgttcccaggcca GGGGACACGCCCAGGAAGAACAGGGCGGGGTTCTATGCAGTGAATCCCTGA